The genomic stretch AGCAATAGACCATAGCCAAAGGATGTAGTGCAGGGGTTAGTGCAGAAAGAATCAAAGAAGGTAGTGCAGGTTATGttgttttttgtttcttcctgcTGGATACCACCTTAGCAAAATGCCAGTCAGTGAGTCCAAGTCATGGTCCACGTACTCGTTTTCTTACCTTTGGGTAACGCGTTGCATCAAACTGGAGCACTAGTACAGCTGCGATCAAACAAAAGTGAAACCATTCAGTTCACCTAATAACTCGATCTTTCTTTCCCAATATTTCTGTACTGTAGTGATTGGTAGGCTCTTCTTGCCTCACAACAAGAAGCTGATAACTTGCTCCATCTGAATCTGCCAACCAACCATGAGCCACATCTAACAGAAACTAACTGAAGAGGTTCAAATGGGAACATATTCAGAGAGAACGCAGAGTCGTGGACCTGAACGCCCAGATCATGAGGCTTTTCTATTTGGCATAAAACCAACGCCAAGCAATTCATTCTATCTCATGAAAATATATACTCAACATCATGCATTATTCTGCAAAAAAAACAGGAAATGAAAAACTCCGCACATGACAATGTAGCAATACAGTTTCACAAAGTTGTAGCTTGTGACATCCTATCATGGCAATGCAGTAACTTGTAACACCTTATCAGATATCCTCCTAGTCCTAGATAAGCCAGATATGATAAAATTAAGAAACTGTGAGTCTGGCACCAACGTGTTGTTTCGTCTTCCCTGTTGACTATGCTATCTAGACGCCTACTGCATACGGCACCATACTTGCATACCTTCAAGAAGCGAACGAATTCCTGTTTCaggttaaaaagaaagaagtgCATGCAGTTGCAATGCTTTTGTGCAAGCACTATACATGGCATGTGGCAAGAATCAAACTGTTTTACTATTACATGAACTTGAAAGATATAGCTGCAATTATGTGAAACCATCCTGTCCAACTTACTCATGCTCTCTGCTCTTTGCAGCTCTTCTTTGATTGATTACTAGAAGGATGGACAAGGACAACCCCCTTATGTCACACTACACCATGAGGCTCTGCTTGCCGCAAGAAGCTGACAATTTGATCCACACATGCATAGGAGTAATGGTTCAATTTGTCAAGTGTCAACCAATGAAATTGAAGCCAAAAACATAACGAAGTTGGAAGTCTGAACGCCCAGATTCTGATACTGCAATCTGGGAATTATTatgttgatattttttttcccaaacgAAGCATTGCTATGTTATAGCTTTCAATATTCAATCAGACAGACTGTCAATGTCAtcacttgtgagttgtgacacaTGTGGAAATAGCTAAAGATATACTCCTAGCCTATGAAAGTTCCAGAAATCGAGGAAGTGTGTGTTAGGTTCTGAatatctgaagtctgaacctgaAGCTCGATTCAGTTAGAGGAGTCGTCTTATTCAGTTAAGAGTCCTTTCGTCGAAGCGTATGGCAGGCTGGATGTGGTTCGTTACTAATCGGACGGCAATTATCTATTTTACTCATTTATATCGTTTTACCGAAACAATGTAAACTTTGTTACCTGGGTTGAAACCGGAAGTAGCAGAGGTGTATTGtttggcaagaaaaaaaaatcatcgtCTTTCCTCTTGTTCTTCTTTTCTCTGGCTCTCACTTTCGTCTCTTCCCTTACCCCTTTACCCCAATTACTATAGTGCTAGGTTATGTGGTAGAGGCTTAGTCAAAGCAAAATGAAGACCACACGCCACCTAAAAGAGGGGGAGACTGAACACAGGTACCGACCATCTTGCAATATTGTCAGCCTTCCAGAATAACTATGCTAGAAATCCTTTCTGGGAGTGTTCCAGCGCATGGAAAATTTGACTTCAAGTTTGGAAATCTCAGTTGCCTCCATACCATAACATTGCATGTAGCTGTGAGATTCTTGATCTTAATTGTGAGGTTACCGGAATAAGCAGGGTCAGAAGAGCAAATTTTGAGTTAGCTTGCTTACGATGAGAAACACCCATATCACTGCATTCATGTTCTTTCTCTAAGAAAGTAGGTACTGTAAATTAATATTGTACAGCATACTCCTTTTCTACTTTCTTCCCTATGCATTTCACTCTTATTTGTGTTTGCGCTCTGAATAGAATCGTAAATTCATATAGGCCTTTACCAAAAAAAACACTACATTGGAAACTTTTTTCCTACTGCAATTCCTTCGGCGGTGGCAAAACTGACAAGCCAACACAAGCATGCTGCGGCAGCTGCACTAATGAATCACCTCATGATCATGAGTCTCCGCtcagaaaataaagaaaatcatGAAGAATATATGCCTCAGCATCATGCATTATTCTGTTAAATGTTAATAGCTAGTAAACACTTTACAGCACATGACAAATTAAGATAGTAGGTGTATGGTTCCACAATTTTTCAACCTGTGACATCATTAATTATTATGCTGTAGCTTGTGACACCCCAACAAAACATACAAAGACATTCCTTGTTCCTAACAATAAATCAAATTAACAAAGAGTCGTTCCATTTTCTATAGAACGTTTCCTCTTGGCAGCTCTACGTTTTAGCTCTCGGACCTCACAAGTAACAACATAGCTATAGTAGGGAGGAATTGGAGAAATCCATACTAGGAACTCCAATTTCCCAAGAGCCGTAACACTTCCATACATCACATCTACTAATCTTATCTTTGGAACATCCTCTTGTGAAGAGCTTTGATGCTCACAATACAATACAAGATCTTGAAAAGGTGCAGCCATTCTCCCAAGATGGACATGTTTATTCTGGCTTATAAAATCAATTGGACGAACACCAAATTTAGATATATGTGTGTAGATAATCCTTCTCAAGAAGGCTAGAACCTTGCACCAAAAGTGAATGTCAAAATTGTCCCTCAGCAAACGACCGACCACGCTCGCAGCAATGAGTTCTCTGTCCAATATATTGGATATCTCTATGGCCACTTGCACAAACCTTGGGTGCATCTCTGGATCCATACTCCCAAATATAACTATCTTTAAAAAATACCAGAACGCTTCATGGGATAGGTACTTTAGATTTAGAGCCTGTGTTGTTCCAACCTTCGTGATCTTGGCAGATCGGCTTGTGATTATGATTTTACTGGTTCTTGGCATGCGCTGTTTACAAGAAGAATATAACACATTCCACACATCTTCATTAAGATCACCAACTAAGTCGATAACAACTAGGCAACCCCTGTCTTTATTCTTATTCGATATGTGATTTTGATGTCTCATTGCACATCCTCTGAATAAAGAGAGGTTATCATCTGTAAAATCATGGCTGTGCAAGAACAAGATTTCTGAGAAATGATCACGAACCCTTTCATTCTTGCAAACATGAGCAACAAGGGTGCTCTTGCCAACTTTGCAAGGACCAACGATTGGCAGAACCTCCAATTCTTCGGAACCGTGAGGCTGTGTGTTTAACAAGAAGTTGATGACAAGTTCCAATTCCATCTGGAGACCAAACATGCAGTTGCTCAGTTGGAGATGCATGCTATAAGGCTGGCAGTACAGGCGAGGGTAGCTCGCCAAGAACACAACCAACTCTTTCACATCAAGGATAATAGAGTTCAAATTGTTAAGGGCCACTTGCAATTGTTCTGTAACCGGTGTCTTCCTATTGGAAGAACGGATTGCTATCAGAGAATTTACTTTGGAGAGAGACAAAGAATGACTCAAAACCTGATCTTTGTCGTCCTCCACACCATGAGATTGGTATCTGAAGGTGTCGAGCATGTAACAGCCTCTGTATATGGCATCTCTCAGCATGTCCAGCTGCTGGAGCATAGCTTGGTTCGTGATGCTGCGCCCTGTTGCCTCATCGACGATTACCTGAGCCCTGAGGAGAGTCCTTTCCAGTCTGTCCTCCACCTCCAGCACCTTCGGCTTGGAGATTTTGCTGATGATGAAATTTATGGATCTAGAGGCCAGCTCACCCAGGACAGCAGAAAGAAAACTCTCCATTAGGGATAACCTAGCAGGTGGTGGAGAGAATGAAAGGGAGCTTTGAGCAACAACATGAGATGTCTCTGACTTAAGACTCCAAGGAGATCAAGGAGTTATTAAACGCAAGCGAGAGCGAACGAGAGAGATTACTAGTTCAAGACTTGCAAAAGGTCAGTCCAATATAACAGTCCAAGTCACAGAGGCCGGAGActcttcctttttctaaaaaagtcCAACAGTCCATGCACGAGATGTTCATCTCTGACCCTTGGGACTCCTTTTTTCCGTAGCCCTGATTCAGATTTCCTATACATCATTGTCAAGCAATAGCACTACTAGCTGAGAAAGGTACAGATCTTGACCCAGAGGCCAGAGCCATCACCAACTACTGCAAAGCTTCCCTGAAACATGTGGTTCTCTATCTCCATGAATTCCTTATTCTCCCTGTTTCTAGTCTTGAACAAATTTAAGAGAGACTTTATCAAACAAACTATATATGCCTTACATCTTACTCATCGTTTCTCCGTCGTAGTACCTTCCTGTAAGGAGCCGTGTGCAATATGGAGATGCCACAGCAGTCAACTACTTCAGGAGGAACTTACCACAACCACCATATCATTTTTGACTGACAAGTGCTCAAAAAGTCGAAAGTTGCCATGCGTGTTCCTACTACTGTATCTTTTCCTTCCAGCATTGTAAGCAGGCAGGGCCATTATCTTTCAAAACTAAGCCGTACAAGCCAAATAGCAACTAATCAATGGTGCACAAAGAAGGCTAGTAAAACAATAGACCTGAGTTAACTGAAACATAAATTTCGTTACCAGGTAACAACTGTGCAGACTGTGAGTTAAAGGTTAGGTGTGGACCATATATACAAAGTGTTTGCTGGCTTTCTAATGTTCAATTAATTACTCTCTCCAGAAATATCAAATAAGTGACTTTCTGGACATCAACATGATCTCTAAAATGCAACTTTGACTACTATGTTTTGTTGCTGTGTTATATTTTTGAACCAGAACAAATCATACAATGATCTGTTGAATGGCGTGGGATGCCTTTGAGTGAAGACTCCAACAATAACGACAAATGAATCAAGAACAGTACATTTTCCATCTGAGAGGTTACTTGTTCAAATCATGCAAAAAGGTCAATCCAGGCCACTCCAGTAGTCCACGCACACGATGTTTGACATTTGGGTCTCCTTTGGACCCAATTGTTCTGAGTGACTTTCTCCCACGTTGCTCTAAAAATAACACCGGAATCTGAGAACAGATTTGGGCTATACAGATGTTAGGGAAACTAGATTAGTCAAAGGAAAATTAAAACGACCAGAAAAGGAGAGGGGTTCTACACAATATAACTCCCATGAGCCCATTTATAACCCCTTGCATCATCTTGTGATAGTAGAATTTCCACAATGAAGACCGTTATTTCTGCAACCGTTGATGAACTTGCCACTagatccttctctttcttgatCGATAGGTACTTGAAGCAAAGCACCATACAAGGAGGACAGCATACGGAGACTACAACGGATGCTGCTGCCGTTTCGTCTTACTGTTGAGGAGGCAGAGGGGAGGTGCATCACAAACCAAGCAATGGATCAGCaactcaggccttgtttagttggccaaattgggaggtgccaaattactgtgctggcactggcattgtagcatactgtagcgtttcgtttgtatttgtaaattattgtccaaacattgactaattaggctcaaaagattcgtctcgcaaagtacaacaaaattgtacaattagtttttaatttcgtctacatttagtactctatgcatgtaccgcaagtttgatgtgatggggaattttctttttgcatagtgccaaagttgggagttggaggtAAAGTAAACGAGCCTCAGTATCTTGAGAACAGTGATGTACGGAGGCTACTACATGCTCGACACCTTCATACAGATACTTCCTGAAGAAGAAGACAAAAGTGATCTTGGTGTGAGCCGCTTCTTATCCCTGTCTAAATTCAGTCCAGCTAAACGAGTTTGTTTCTCTGCTGCAAGCAAATATGGCGAAGAAAAGTTGGAAGAGATGCTTGAAAATCTAGAGGCCACCATTACATTACTGATATGACTGAGTTCGTACttttcctgaggaactacccTCCTATGTTTCGTCAGCCATACAGCACATATCTTTTTattgaaaaatgcatgtttggtCACCAATTGGAAATGGAACGTGTAATCACCTTCACACTGCATGAAGAACCTCCTCATGGTTACAGTTTTGGGGTGCTACCAATTGTGGGTCCAGGAAAAGTTGGAAAGACAACATTTGTTGAGCATATTTGCTGTGATGAAAGGGTGCGTAATCACTTTTCTCATATCATCTTCCTAAGTGATAATGATTTCAGAGAAGAAAAGCAGTGCAAATTAAGAGATAGAAGTAGAATTAAACACCAATCTAGTTACTTGAATGAGGAAAAAATTCTAGTTGTCATTGAGCTAGTTGGGAATATTGAGGAGGAGAAGGTTGCGCTCTGCTTCTCAAAGTACAGATCCTGAAGAGCAATCAAAGCTAACATCCATAGCAGTGAGGATCTAAACAACATGGCAAACCTTCTGAATCTAGTGTAGGCATGCAGAATTGGCGCAGGATTCTTGAATGCATGAGGGAGAACAGGCAGCGAAATGAACCTTTATCTAGAAAAATCCTATGTGATTTTGGGGTGGACAATGATCATATATTTCTTCCGATGGGAACTGAAAGTAGTCAATATTGTGTAGTTCATAACCATAACCAGATAGTGCTTGACAATTAAGAGACTCCCAAAATAACTATGCTAGAAACTCTTTCTGGCTGTGTTCCACCGCATGGAAAATTTGACTTCCTAGTTTGGAAATCTCAGTTGCCGCCATACCATAACCACGTATATAGCTGTGAGATCCTTGATCATGAGTGTGAGGTTACCAGGAATAAGCAGAGTCGGAAGAGGAAGATTTTGAGTTAGCTTACTTGCGACGAGAATCACACGTATCTCTGCATTCATGCTCTTTCTCTAAGAAATTAGGTACTATAAACTGAAGGACCGGGATGGGTGaccagagggggaggggggtgaatgggagcctttaAATTCTCTCCGAGAACAAGGCCTATATCCCGATTGCCACCCCAAACACGTCTCGCTCCTAATCGCTaagatgacacaagtcaactcgtgacaagctcaccctaaGAACGATTAGAAACACTTAAAGCGTAgcagaagcaaagcaaaatgAGGCACCGAAAAGCTTGCACAAGGGAATAAGCCAAGGACTATTAAAGCCTCACTCACTAAGCATGCAAAGATAATTAATTAAACATTAGACATGATTAGCAAGTAACAAATTACTGAACAAGAAGCTAAACAAGGTGACAGAAATTAACTAATGATTGCAGCGATTAACTCACAGGATACAAGAAGCTACTGGATCAAATCGAGATATACAGCTGCACTACTACAAGCATGCATACCGGCAAAGAACAGATAAAAGTAGCAAGCAGAGTTACTCTACTGTTACTGCTAAACTGCTCTACTACTGGAACTCAAAGCACAAGCTGATTGACTAAACAAAACTTGATTTGCTACAGGATCATCAAAAACTACAGCCGGCCAACCATTCAGAGCTTAAATGAACTAAAGAACTTGTAATGATTGCCTAATCATTTATCCCTGTAGCATGCAACATTTTCACAATTCAAAAGCACGAGTGCGAACTGCTGCTTGACTGAATCAAACTACCTGAAGCTCTGAAGGAATGCTGTTCCTGCACGACCTGCGACAAACAGATGAGCCAGTACCTGCACTTGCCGTTGGTGAGCTGTTGCTGTCCCTgggagatgctgctgctgcctctgcGCTGGGCCGGCAGGTGCTGTGAGACAACGAGCTCTCTGGCCTGCTTTGCCTGGACCGGAGCAGCGCCTCCGCGTGGTGGGTCATCGCCTGATGCTGGGCCGAGCGTCGGTGCAGGCCTGGCAGCAATCCAGCCTGGGCTGCCTCCGGCTACGGCCTGGTCCGGCTGCTGCGTCGGCGTGGACCGGCCTGCCGccagctgctgccgctgcggcCTGCAGCTGCTGGCCCGCGTCCACGCGCGCGCGTGCACTGCTGCGCTTGCGCGAGAGTTGCCCGGTCGCAGTCGCCTGCTGCGCGTCCCTGCGGAAGAACAGAAGCCAGCAAGAACGAAGAACACAGGAACAACTCGAACTCCAGACAGAAATACTCCCTCAATACACCACGGATCGAAACAAAACTTGAGCCATAgaagcacctcctcctcctcaaggGCTAGTAGATTCAGAAAAAATGAATTCTTGGATTTAGGAGAAAACTGAACGCCCTACCATGAACACGGTTATGGAAAAACttcaaattcaaactaaattCGTAATTCAAACTAAATTCGTAACGGATTTGAGGGGATCACATTAAAGTTGCTCATAAAGATCCTAACAACTAATTCCTCCAACAAACCTCGCAGGATTTGCGCTCAAACACGAAGAACaaaaattcccacgaaaatgctcCAAAAAACGcgaaaagataaatttcagattcaAAGATTATGGAATCTGATAACatgaaattgatctttggattactccaccatgttcGGTCATAAGACACTCCTAATCAGGATCAAAGTTAGGATGGTAAAAAGATCAAATTAAAGATCcacccccctctctccctctctcacaccTAAAGActctcacaaacaaataaaAAGCTCACCACCAAAGAGATGTGGCTGCCCAACAGCCGTCTCCATGTATATATAGGCATCCGGAAAATGATCAGAATGCCCTTACACAAATCACATAACTCAAATACTCCCAGGGATAAAATCGTccaactttttcctcgtacatcGGACGGACCCGGTACCTCTACGACTTcacttcgcctcgacgcaagttTTGCGATGGTACCATGCATCCTCTGAATCGACACCGTCCAGTCGCACCGGACTCGTCcctcggttttgaggccaaatcggtcaaaccctcttgcacaccccgcaggcgtgactcatcccCAGTTTTGAGGCTAAACCGGTCAAATCCTCTCGCACGCCGTGcacgacgtgactcaccgatgtcgacgcgtgtccgacctccgccaagccttcgacacatccaagtctttcgctcccggctcccgagccgcctactcgactcgcctccatccttcttgactcgaccgacgccgtctccatccagTCCGTGTGTTCTTACTCTTCCATGCACTAtctggatcgcccatgactccgtcCGGACTCCTTGGGTCCCTCGGTCTAAGTCTACTCGTGttcacccttcacagccctagttcATCAGTATGAACTTTTCGCTTGACCTTTACCTCATGCcatcgaccgccatgtcgcattttacacctgcacatcacaagctaagagacacaacacacaacatatgatttacacaaacaccacaacacaacacatccggttagtcgttagcataatcatgcacatatgaaatatggactcaaccggtaaagcatCAAAttatctagtcaatcactcatcacaaatagactaaAGTATATGTCAACTTGGTCTCTTGTAAACTATTATTGTACAGCGTATGTATACGAGCATTTCCTTTCCTACTTTCTTCCCTATGCATTTCACTCTTATTTGCGTTTCTTCAGAATCCTAACATTCATACAGTCCTTtacaaaacaattttttttagcaTGGAAACATGGGATCATTGAGCATACATGACAACTAGGAGTCTAACAGAACCATCATTTGTATCTAACTGGAAAACAAGTAATAGCTAACTACCATTTGAGATTTCAAGCTATTGCCACCAATTTCCCATGTCCCTCACAGGTAGGATTCATTGCTTGTTAGTAATGGATGGCTCATCCAAAGCAACTGATGTTCTTTGACAAGAGTGGAAATATTTAGTGTGTGGATTCTTTTCAACTGCATATCCCATTGTGGTGAATACATAGATGGGCTGAAACGAATTAAGGGTGGAGAAACTAACACCAGGAAAGGCAGAGCTCTGCTTCAGATGGGAGTTTAGACCCCCTGAGCAAAACAGAGGTGATTGGAGATTTCAGAGCAGTGATGAGTACCTGGAATTGAAGATTGACAACCGAAATCGGCACCCTGTATGTGGCTGGCGCAGATCAAAGCTTGCCGGCGAGGCCACCTAATCGAGGCCAAGAAGCAGAAACGAGAGCTCTTCCTGCGTCGCCGGATTGAGCACCGCCGCGCTCGAATCCCGACTCCTCGCCGCAGAATGAGTCCCCCCGCCTGAATCGAGCCATCTCTCTCATCCGCCGAGCAGCGCCGCTGCCCTTGGCGCCGCCGACCCCGGCTGCATCCTCCACTCCAAGCTGCTTCCGTGCGCAGTTGGCCAGCGGGAGGTCCcaggtcgccggcgacgagcgcgcAACCTTAGCGGTATCCCTGTCGCCGGCCAGGAACATTTTCAAAAAACTCCTGGATTAGATCGCGACTATCAAACGCGGTACGTGTATGTGCAAATACTTTAGGATCACGACTATTAATCACGATCCAAATATATACAAATACCTCCCCAGATTGGATCGCGACtgttaatcgcgatccaatatttttcatcCAGGCCCCTGTTTCGGGTAGGGATTATGC from Setaria italica strain Yugu1 chromosome II, Setaria_italica_v2.0, whole genome shotgun sequence encodes the following:
- the LOC101777941 gene encoding uncharacterized protein LOC101777941, producing MESFLSAVLGELASRSINFIISKISKPKVLEVEDRLERTLLRAQVIVDEATGRSITNQAMLQQLDMLRDAIYRGCYMLDTFRYQSHGVEDDKDQVLSHSLSLSKVNSLIAIRSSNRKTPVTEQLQVALNNLNSIILDVKELVVFLASYPRLYCQPYSMHLQLSNCMFGLQMELELVINFLLNTQPHGSEELEVLPIVGPCKVGKSTLVAHVCKNERVRDHFSEILFLHSHDFTDDNLSLFRGCAMRHQNHISNKNKDRGCLVVIDLVGDLNEDVWNVLYSSCKQRMPRTSKIIITSRSAKITKVGTTQALNLKYLSHEAFWYFLKIVIFGSMDPEMHPRFVQVAIEISNILDRELIAASVVGRLLRDNFDIHFWCKVLAFLRRIIYTHISKFGVRPIDFISQNKHVHLGRMAAPFQDLVLYCEHQSSSQEDVPKIRLVDVMYGSVTALGKLEFLVWISPIPPYYSYVVTCEVRELKRRAAKRKRSIENGTTLC